From a single Oncorhynchus tshawytscha isolate Ot180627B linkage group LG33, Otsh_v2.0, whole genome shotgun sequence genomic region:
- the map3k7cl gene encoding MAP3K7 C-terminal-like protein isoform X1 yields MITSTRRVSPDKSEVRIAFSLDQDSELKDVEESAPPFPDLEHRLQPVSPCSSLRESVQVYRDHCRMAKEFHQVKHQISLLEDRKRELLAELAGDEFVAVEMACLEDEFRVLSEENATLLNVHTERAQQLETLSSTNRNRTGQDSSST; encoded by the exons ATGATCACTTCAACCAGGCGAGTGTCTCCTGACAAATCTGAAGTTAGAATCGCCTTCAGCCTTGACCAAGACTCag AGTTAAAAGATGTGGAGGAGTCAGCGCCACCTTTTCCTGATCTGGAACACAGACTGCag CCGgtgtctccctgctcctctctgagaGAGTCAGTCCAGGTTTACAGGGACCACTGTAGGATGGCCAAGGAGTTCCACCAGGTCAAACACCAGATCTCGCTGCTCGAGGACCGCAA GCGGGAGCTGCTGGCAGAGCTGGCGGGGGACGAGTTTGTTGCCGTGGAAATGGCCTGTCTGGAGGATGAGTTCCGTGTCCTGTCGGAGGAGAACGCCACGCTGCTCAACGTCCACACTGAGCGAGCTCAGCAACTGGAGACGCTCAGCTCCACCAATCGGAATCGGACAGGCCAGGACAGCTCCTCCACGTGA
- the map3k7cl gene encoding MAP3K7 C-terminal-like protein isoform X2, with protein MKWMLIGNSYTKLINTPVSPCSSLRESVQVYRDHCRMAKEFHQVKHQISLLEDRKRELLAELAGDEFVAVEMACLEDEFRVLSEENATLLNVHTERAQQLETLSSTNRNRTGQDSSST; from the exons ATGAAGTGGATGCTAATCGGAAATTCCTACACGAAGCTGATCAACACG CCGgtgtctccctgctcctctctgagaGAGTCAGTCCAGGTTTACAGGGACCACTGTAGGATGGCCAAGGAGTTCCACCAGGTCAAACACCAGATCTCGCTGCTCGAGGACCGCAA GCGGGAGCTGCTGGCAGAGCTGGCGGGGGACGAGTTTGTTGCCGTGGAAATGGCCTGTCTGGAGGATGAGTTCCGTGTCCTGTCGGAGGAGAACGCCACGCTGCTCAACGTCCACACTGAGCGAGCTCAGCAACTGGAGACGCTCAGCTCCACCAATCGGAATCGGACAGGCCAGGACAGCTCCTCCACGTGA